From the Trifolium pratense cultivar HEN17-A07 linkage group LG4, ARS_RC_1.1, whole genome shotgun sequence genome, the window GCACcttaaaatggtttttttttttaatgattcgtagcaatttatttatttttatatgtcaAGGTCATTCTGGTCAAGTATCTTGACCTGGGGAATCTGTTAGAAACCTCTATAttacaacttttagtcaaaaaataaaaataaataaattaccacTTATACCAATATAACATTCATTTCAAATTTGTAGAACAACTTTGTAATCAAGGTTTGCTAACAACCAATCAAATGACCAGTTACCAATATTCCAATGACAAACTTTAAGTTTACAATTTCTTCATAATTGGTTGTGGTGTATATGTCATCTCTTTGACTTTAAAATCTACATTACTGTGCATCCAATCCATTGATGAAATGGTACATATGTTAGATGGGAATCGTTGTACTTTACAAAAAATAGTTAGACCAAACCCAATATCTCATGTGGTCACAAGTCCAACagaaagaataaataaataaaattgtgacATTAAAATATTGCAACTATCTTAGCTTCAAAAAGTGTCTTGGTTGATGATGGATGACAACTTTATGTGTCCCACAAGAAAAATATTAGAACTTTCTGCTCagcttctttttgttttttggtgtagactatatatttttaatcttggTGTAGActatttattttacattttatttaatttgtactatcatatttttaatcatggttttaaaaaaaaaaattgacactgTAATCTGGCCCTCGgcataactatttttttatccaGCGGCTAAACTCACACTCTCCATTAGACACATGAAAAATTCGAGTTTAAACTCTAACCTTTTCATTAATGTGTTTAGTAGTCTTATTAAGGTTTGAAGTGAGTTTATCTTATAAAGAGAGGAGAGACGTTACTTTACGagtatattttataacaatgaATTAGGcttaatataaagaaaaaaaaaactcaatatgtTGGGTGTGAGAATGTTATTGAAAGAAAACAAACTTGAATCGCTACACTGAATAGAGATAAGtcttcaaatatttttcttataaagaaAGACATTGATCTTCTTAAAAGTCTTTTAaagaaaatttctatttttttaaaaaaattatttagattTAAAGAAAAGGTAGACAAACAACAACTGCTAAACTTTTATGTTAGCAAAATCTAATCTTTTAAAAACTACAACCATAGACCTAGGTGACACAACGTTATTATGCATGACCTTTTGAACTCTTTTATAAGAATGAGTTACatcaaatataaaacaaaaacctAATATTTGAATTTACGGACCGCAATAGCAAATATTGTTATGCAAACACAATTGTTATCTTGACTTCTATTTAAAATGAGAAAGGATAATTAAGGTAAtgagctcaagtggttaatgagttctcTAGGACGAATCATATAGGAGAATCTAAGTTTGATTtctgataaaaataatttttgtctatttttttaaaaatcaaagggttaatgtaaaaaaaaaaaagaagagaaataatatttttttaatatcagaATTTTAATGTCAAATAcgacgtttttttttttatttgtgtatttttgAAATGTTTGTATATGATAGGAGGTGAAAAGTAAGAAAGCGGTGTCATATGGTATTTGTATTTTAATATTCAAACATGTTTAAAactaggtaaattctaatatggatcacttcataagtggtccatggtggatcagttatgaataacattataacgaatacgaattttacaaaatccaccgtttgattgaaagtttatatcatatagatcatccatagaaaaatttagaaaaattgaaaattatttgatatgttattgagacacatcaagattaacggtttattaaataacgtaaatcttgatggtctcaataacatatcaaatgatttttaaaaaattttaaaaaatttatgaatgatctatacaatataaactttcaatccaacagtgaatttcgtaaaattcatattcggtagatcacttatCCACGGTAGACCatttgtgaaggtggtccactaTAACATTAGCCTTAAAACTATGCTTATGCATGATatctttatgaatttttttcaaCCAACTAATTAAAAGGACTTGACAACAAATAATACCATACTATATAAGGTTGTTCCATCCCCACTCAATTTACATTGTGCAATATTGGTTCCACCAAGTATATCTAACTACACGTTTTTGTGGAGGCAAAGAAAATTCAAAGAGGTTATCATGGAGAGGATGTGGATTAGAACGATCATATTGCTACTAGTTGCTTATTGCCTGTTTCCTCTCTCTGTGGAAGCCATTGTTCGCCACTACAAGTTCAACGTACGTGCATTCTTTACATTAATTTTAGTGTTATAATTATAGATAGATTATAATTATCATGTCATGATAAAAGAGTATTATCAATTATGTAGtcaagcttttttttttctttttgagcAAATTATgtagtcaaaataaaaaatgtcatgATAAAAGAGTATTATCAATTATGTagtcaagtttttttttcttctttttaagcAAGTTATGTAGTCAAGTTTATTAAGGATAAAATACGAcatttatacaaataataaatGTATGACTATTTGCTTAGAAAAACATCCATTGTGTTTTCGGACTCTAAATATGTTTCTTGATAAAATGCACCCATACAAAACATGAGGGTCTTTGAGAATACTAATTTAGTTAGGATGTCTAAAGAAAATAATGTCGTCTATTCTTTTAgcttatctaaaaaaaaaatccagataataatattttgatttccGTTTcggttttctatttttatatacttttttattttaaaaaatatctctATTATGATTTTTCTAACTCATCAACTTTAGGAACCAAACTATACTTATATCAAGCCATTGTGGAGGGTTTGGATAGTACGGTATAGATCCTGGGTACGATCCCagttcattgtaaaaaaaaaaatatattattatcaatattattaaaaaaaaaaactttatttatgtACTGTTCtattttacttttacttttaaTGTTTGGTTTAGTTTGTCTACCAAACTCTACCTATTTATGttcttcaaagttttttttctttcttttaattcaATTAACTAATCCACTTGGAGAATATTGTATTAAGCTTGTAAATTTCATAGTAAACCTACTGTAGTTTAAGTTtaaacaatgttttaaaaaaacaaattaacgaAATCTAAGAGGCTAGTGTCTATACATGAGCATGCACAGTTGCATACCTTCATCAAAGAGCAAAGTTCTTGTTGTATTATTTAGCAATTCAAGGCACTCAAAGTTTGGTAGATATATGTCACATAAATGTTGTCATGCATGGCCATTAAATATTGGATGATTTTGTATACAGGTGGTGATGAAGAATGCCACAAGATTATGTTCAACAAAGCCCATTGTTACCATAAATGGGAATTTTCCTGGCCCCACCATCTATGCTAGGGAAGATGACACTGTTCTTGTAAAGGTGGTTAACCATGTCAAATACAATGTTAGCATCCATTGGTGAGTGTGTTACTAATGACTATAAGTCATCTAAACTTAATTAAATGTTTGGCTTAACCTTTCAAGTTTTATAATTGTACGATTTTGGCCTCATAAAATTCAATTCTGCGATTTTAACCTCCTAAGTTTTacaattatttgattttagttctCAAGTTTCAATTGTACGATTTTGACTCATCAAATTTATCCCCTTTTACATTTGATAGCCctccattaatttttttgactaaaaattgcttGTGtaacattttgaaattttaaatttatcccCTTTCGCTTTAGATCTATAAATTTATTAGGCCGACCCAGTATCACAGTGTAGCTATATTTATATAGATATGTCAGAAATTAATATTAGACCTTGTTGTGATGGTGAGATATACAATTAATCAtgttattaaactttttaaattgtcaatataattattaaccaattttttattttatttaatgatGAATGAAAATTGAATAGGCATGGAATCAGACAATTGAGAACAGGTTGGGCCGATGGGCCAGCATACATAACCCAATGTCCAATTCAACCAGGACAAGTCTATATGTACAATTTTACCCTCACAGGACAAAGAGGAACACTTTGGTGGCATGCACATATACTTTGGCTTAGGGCAACTGTACATGGTGCTATTGTCATTTTACCTAAGCTTGGAGTTCCTTACCCTTTTCCTAGACCCCACATGGAACAAGTTCTCATATTGAGTTAGTTCTTCTACCTTTtcctatatatttttgttacaaaatatTTAGTCATGAAggaattataattaaaaaatcttaGTCGcttgaatttgaactttatactttaaattttatattttgaaaaaattgattattttcattatttgcaAAAATGAACACATTGTGCTTGCATTACAATTAATCACTTCAACATTAATCTCACATCcttttattaattaacaaactaaaatgaagacgttttaaaaaatataaatagaaaatatttttacaaaataaatgttGACAATAAGTGAATTGAGCTCAATTCACTATTACTTGTAACACAAGCTATTAGTTAGTTTACTGTTATGAGTAGTTTAGTTGGTTGTAACTGATTTGTTTAGTTAGTTATGATCATTAGTGTTGTGATTCTGAGAACCAGAGGGTCCCCCACCATTGACACTACCAGTAGTGCTATCCACAGACATTGTGTCAAGGAATATGAAGGAGCAGAAAAGAATCAAAGAAAGTTCAAAGAATCAAAGATTCAGATGAAattgatgaagaaaataaaGATGGAAAGAGAATTAACAATGGCATACCCCTGTTATAGGTCTGATACCATGTAAACAGTACTGAGCATTGTGATCTAAGTATGCCATGAAAGAGATCCTGCAAGGTACAGGATGAAGGAAAGTTGCAGAGAGAATAGGCGCAAGCCGCGCTCGATGAAGAGAAAGGAAAAAATTGTATTAGGCAACTCAATGTTTACAAGCTCTATGTTACACTTTATATACAAGTTAATGATCATAACTAACTAGACAAATCAGTTACAACCAACTAAACTAACTCATAACTAACTGATAGCTtttgttacaacttacaagtaaTATAGTGAATTTAGATCAATTCACTTATTGTCAACAATAAACAAAaccttattattttcaatttggtTTAGGTGAATGGTGGAAATCAGATACTGAAGCTATAATAAATGAAGCTTTAAAATCTGGGATGGCCCCAAATGTCTCTGATGCCCACACAATCAATGGTCATCCAGGACCCGTTCAACATTGTGCTTCACAAGGTGAAATCTCTATTAATCTAACCCTTCAATGTTTAATATAATTTGAGAAAGTCCaatataaagaaataaaaatcgCTTCTGAGTTTTCACTCATTTGGATAAAATAAATCACTTTTCTTTTTGGTGATCAAAATATAACTTCATTTTTAGTTACtagcaaaaaaattattcaccGATTTCATTTTACTTATTACTTAGGATGCTTTGACTGTACTGCAAAATTTGTCATATGCGATacatgtattttttgtttttttcaccAACAGTATCCAGTCCACTGGACCATCTAATCTGGTtcaggggtcagttctggcatcaaatgATTCCAGCCCCCTTCCGATCATAGTTgttggggatcgaaccgtggtcttccctaccaagtttagcgtcaatcatcactagATCAACTAACAATTGGTTGCGATGCATGTAGTTTGATATTCAAATAACACAATTGTTTCATTTATGCAGAAGGATTCAAACTCCAAGTTGAACAAGGAAAAACCTATTTGCTAAGAATAATCAATGCAGCACTTAATGAAGACTTATTCTTCAAAATAGCTGGTCACAAACTAACAGTTGTTGAAGTTGATGCTACATACACAAAACCATTCACAACAGACACAATAGTAATAACACCTGGACAAACAACAAATGTACTTCTCAAAACCAATCATGCATTTGGAAAATACATGGTAGCAGCTTCAACATTCATGGATGCACCAATTGCTATAGACAATGTAACTGCCACAGCTACATTACATTACTCAAATACCCTTGGTTCAACAATCACAAAACTCACTTCACTTCCTCCAATAAATTCCACAAAAATTGCTAACAATTTCACTGACTCATTAAAAAGTCTGAATTCCCAAAAATACCTTGCTTTAGTCcctaaaaaaattgatcatTCATTGTTTTTCACTGTTAGTCTTGGTCTTAACCCTTGTGCTAGTTGTCTTAATGGTAATAGAGTTGTTGCAGCTATTAACAATGTTACATTTGTTATGCCTAAAATTTCTCTTCTTCAAgcacatttttttaacattagtGGAATTTTTACTGATGATTTTCCTAAGAAACCTGAAATAGTTTATGATTTCTCCGGAAAAAAGCAACCAACAAATTTAGCGACTAATAGAGGGACTAGGGTTTATAGACTTGCTTATAATTCAACTGTACAATTAGTTTTGCAAGATACTGGAATGATTGCACCAGAAAATCATCCTATTCATTTGCATGGATttaatttctttgttgttgGTAGAGGAGAAGGGAATTTTAATGCTAAAAGGGAtagtaaaaaatttaacttgGTTGATCCTGTTGAGAGAAATACAGTTGGTGTTCCATCTGGTGGTTGGACTGCTATCAGATTCAGGGCTGATAATCCAGGTAAAGTTGTTAATATAGTTAtgtttgaaaatttgaagagtAAATGATTTATTGAAATTGTAGGTTTGTACCAATCTAATTATATCatattattgatattttaaCATGATCGCTAAAATTGCTAAATTTTAATCTAACTCTTCTTTATGTTATGTtagtattttaaaatgaatacgTCAGTATGTCATGTGAGTCACTGTCTATATTGACTTGTTGAAGTGATATGTGAACCGTACACGTGTACATTGATTTAGTCAAAATAAGTGAGGGTCGGCCTTTTGTAAAAGAGATTAAaattagggggccaaaagttctattataaaaattagagggtcaaaatcgcaagtttatgaaagttagaGGATCAttagtgcaatttagcctttgTAATTTCATcaatcatttttaaatattgataAGTTGGATATTCATAAATACAAACCTATAATTTCAAAAACCAACATTGATATTTACTCTTCATAAAAGGATCAAAGTATTGATAtatggttttcattttgttAGGGGTGTGGTTTATGCATTGCCATTTGGAAGTTCACACAACATGGGGACTAAAGATGGCATTTGTTGTGGACAATGGTAAAGGACCAAATGAATCTTTAATACCACCTCCAAGTGACTTTCCCAAGTGTTGAGAAGATTAATATAAATCTTTACTTAAGGAAGAAGGATTAGGGGATACATAGAAGGGAAAACTCTACACAATTAAAGGAGAGTAAACTATCATAGCTAATAataacaagatttttttttcttggagAATATGACAAATAACATGTCCtcactttctcttttttttttttttttttttttttttcattttatttgtattGTTTGTTGTATATCTCTTCTTTGTCCTTCTTGAAGAATAATTTTGTTTACATGTAACTAGACAGTGATAAACAAAATGtaaaagaatttaaaattcATTGGCTCACTGATTATGCAAAACACATGAAATTTGGTTTTAATTTGATTAATGATCAAATTGTGTGGccattcaaaaaacaaaaatcatcaaattgtGTGGttctacaaaaataaataaatatgaagtacattttatgtgcaaaaaaacGATTAATGTGAGTTCAAACCAGGCTCatccttaaaattttgaatgtaGTTAGAAAATGATATACTTAAATTGCATAGGCTGGAAATTACTAAAACACCCTTCGTTAAGATGAAAATTGCATAATTACTTTCTCACTTTCCCCTTGACTCTTCTTCTCTTGCGGAGGAGAGAGACAAAAAAAAGAGGAGAAggaaaataaagagaaaattgaggtgtgaaagaaaaacaaataaggagaaacttgaaagtaaggtgaaagaaaaaaaaattattatcaaagAGGGAGATAAAAAAGAAAGTCAAAGGAACAAGTAGAGAAGGAAAATTGACAATGagaggaagaaagagaaaagcGTTAATAAATCATGGCCACTATTACAATAATACCTTTCTCTAAGTTGGTTTGTCTAACATTTCTTGTTTGTGTCGTGAAGGGTCTTAGAAATTGAGAGTTGGTCTAATTTAATCATACAAAATTGGCATATAAAGTGAGAATTGTCgctactttataaacatatatattaaggTCATCTCGTAACTGatataaaactttttaacaTACCCCATTGCGCctagcactattgggcttgaggcccggATATAAATTCTGGATGACTCGATCAGAAATCTGATAGCAGACGGCCTAGCGGATTGTGTAGGAAGCTCTTAAttataccatcttaaaattctGAGTTGGacgcaacaaaaaaaaaacttgtaaattGAGGATTGTCTCttctttataaacatatattcagatCATCACGCAACTGATGTAAGATCGACTTCTTAACAAAGGAACAAAGTGAATGAAAAAGAATTTTCTCAATAAGTGGAAAACAATTATAAGCTTTGGGATGATTTTTATGAATCATAGCGGGACGAAAAACACACACATTTCTTTCCAATCAAAATGGAAAGTTCTCtaaagtggaagttgttacataTCATgaattatttagatttatatttttaattcagGAGATATTGGTGCTAGAAATTCGACGTCGAATTCTCTTGAAGTAGGAGAAAATGTTGATGAGATCCTAATATTATGTTGCACGGGTACTCTGTCTTAGACggagtaccggtaccgggtaccGGTATACGTATGGTACTTCTATGGTACGTACCTTCAAAGtaccgagttttttttttttttttcatgtgggTACACGTGTGGTACTTCCGGGGTACGCGCGTGGTACTCTCAGGGTACACACATCGTacatatttcatcaaaaactattcttattttttttgcaacactttTCAATcccattctttttttatttgtttatttttttaataaaaattcactttattttaaaattagaatcgaTTCAGTCTCCtaccctttttatttatttttaaaagtagagTCGCATAGTCTTACTACTACTTCTAATTTCCTAAACGTGTAAAACACaatataactatttttaaagattgctattttttatgtttaattatttgttttaagaatataattttttattttaactatataactatattaaaaaaaaaattatacaaacgTACTCGTACCttagttattttaaaaatatcgtAACAtgtaccggataccggtaccgtacccgcacctatGCAACATAATCCTAATATGATCTCTTACAAGAAGAATGGTTGAAGTCATATaatataaagaaataaattaataatggtTCAAAGTATAATTTTCGTAGATAATGAAACCTCAGTCTTGTTTTGGTCATACATTAAGTTTTAGAAGTTCGATTTGCGCAATTCTGATGAGAGTTAGAAATCCAAGAGACTCATCTAAAACTTGTATTTCAGgcatttagtccaaattttgtTTGCATCTTGTCACCCTTCATAAAGATATATTTGTATTGAAATATAAGCTAATGCTACGGTGAATCACTTTCACAAGTAGTTTATCGTGGATAAAttatctaccgaatatgaattttacgaaattcactgttggattgaaagtttatatcgtataaatcatccataaattttttaaatttttttgaaaatcatttgatatgttattgagacccatcaagatttacgttatttaataaaccgttaatcttgatgtgtctcaataacatatcaaatgattttcaatttttctaaatttttctatggataatctatatgatataaactttcaatccaacggtggattttataaaattcgtattcattataatgttattcatgactggtccaccatgaatcacttgatgaagtgatccatattagaatttacatTGAAATATAAGCAAATAGTATAAAAGTAAAAGGCTAAATTTGGACAATTGGTCCATACTAACTAATTAACTTTACAAATTGATCATTcaactttaattttgtttgtcatattggtttttttctttagtttttctaaaaaaacgTTAACTTTATTTTCGGTTATTCAttatatgtacatataaatgatttatttatgagtAATATTGTTAAGTGTGCTAAGGAATATGATTATGAGTTTAGACGCTTTTCTTAAACTCGAGATAAAGTTAACATACATTGGCATGCTAAAGAACTACATTGGGCAATTCATAAGACTACTTTTGCGCATTACGTAATATTAGTAGGATATATATCTCGGATGAACTTGTTCAACATCAACGGGGCGGAGCTCCCTATGGGCTGGGGAGGGCCGCGGCCCGTCCCGAAATTTTCGATTTTTAATaggtatatatataattatactaTATACATATTGTTATATAAAtcgttatatatatattattaggtTCGATTGATTACTTAAGTTTTGTCTAGCCTAGTGGTAGTGTTGCGTGATTTTTACCAAAGGGTGGTGTGTTCAACTCCCTATGTCATCcattttcaactttttcttacttttttttttaaagcttttcgttaaaacttatttatatgATCTTACTAAGATTAAATAGATTAaatatttatgtcattttattgAAATAGTAAATCTTTATgggttttaaaattttattgaatggTCTATATAATACAAACTTTTAATCCAACTATGtattttgttaaatttgtattcgtttagggcccgtttggtgcacaggataagagataggataggataactgtatcatatcatgccgcaatccagtgtttggtgatacaacatgatatgataagttaatcctgaagcttatcctatcctgtctctctagttataattcttatcctgaatttgagctgggttaccaacaggataggataagaaaaaaaaaactgatttattttataaaatatattttaaaatacataaaataaaattaataaaatataaataataaaataattaatttttaaatatatatgtgattttctcacaggggtaattttgtaatttatatattctaaaaaatcaaaattttactaaaattacaatattttaaagtaaaatgattattaaaaaattgacaaataggaatattaatttaaattttataaaaaattaaatataattcttttgcaatagtagtttgattatttatgtatgagatatatcatatatttatttggcttatctaacatgtatatattattgagttatttatttgatcatgattcatataaaaaattaaacttgattattttctcataatttttatttgaaattatataaagttgtttgattacctattcatattttttatttataaaattaaaagtattacaaaataattttaaaaaaataacaattgttttacaatagtaattttgtcattatcatttaaatatgttatatatcttatcatattattatgagctattaaaaacaaaatataatagttatcatgtttgttatcctgtgtgcaccaaacacaggatatgataactgagtataattgttatcctgctgttatcatatcctatccttatcttgttttatatcctatcatgtcactatgctatcatgcgcaccaaacgggcccttaaatTATTAAGTAACGTAATATtgatt encodes:
- the LOC123881771 gene encoding laccase-4-like; protein product: MERMWIRTIILLLVAYCLFPLSVEAIVRHYKFNVVMKNATRLCSTKPIVTINGNFPGPTIYAREDDTVLVKVVNHVKYNVSIHWHGIRQLRTGWADGPAYITQCPIQPGQVYMYNFTLTGQRGTLWWHAHILWLRATVHGAIVILPKLGVPYPFPRPHMEQVLILSEWWKSDTEAIINEALKSGMAPNVSDAHTINGHPGPVQHCASQEGFKLQVEQGKTYLLRIINAALNEDLFFKIAGHKLTVVEVDATYTKPFTTDTIVITPGQTTNVLLKTNHAFGKYMVAASTFMDAPIAIDNVTATATLHYSNTLGSTITKLTSLPPINSTKIANNFTDSLKSLNSQKYLALVPKKIDHSLFFTVSLGLNPCASCLNGNRVVAAINNVTFVMPKISLLQAHFFNISGIFTDDFPKKPEIVYDFSGKKQPTNLATNRGTRVYRLAYNSTVQLVLQDTGMIAPENHPIHLHGFNFFVVGRGEGNFNAKRDSKKFNLVDPVERNTVGVPSGGWTAIRFRADNPGVWFMHCHLEVHTTWGLKMAFVVDNGKGPNESLIPPPSDFPKC